A genomic region of Streptosporangium lutulentum contains the following coding sequences:
- a CDS encoding bifunctional metallophosphatase/5'-nucleotidase: MRSKKLAILGMAGLTVMAAPTVAYASPDKSVTVTVMGTSDLHGNTLNWDYFNNAEYNDSRANDIGLAKVSTLVNKIRRERGADHTLLFDSGDTIQGTPLAYYYAKVEPVNETGELHPMARAMNAIGYDAVTLGNHEFNYGLPLLATWVKQMKAPVLGANAVYAKSGLPAYEPFTIKTMKVKGEKPIRVGVLGLTNPGVAIWDKGNVEGKLRFTDLVASAKKWVPVIRGRGADVVVVTAHAGDNGMSSYGSELPIENASAMVAEQVPGIDAVLFGHAHNEVAQKFVTNKVTGQQVLLTEPSRWGQRLSVIDFQLTKKRGKWTVTGKSSATLNTNTVGEDPKIVALMKKQHDTTVKYVNTVVAQSKEELLAAESPYKDTPILDYIHKVQTETVKKALEGTADAALPVLSIAAPFSRSATFPAGPISVRDMAGLYIYDNTLMAVKLTGAQLKDYLEYSARYFNQLAPDAPVDLSALTNASGTPDYNYDQFSGVTYDVDVAKPVGQRIAGLSYQGAPVAADQQFVVAINNYRQSGGGGFPHVTTAPVVYNAQVEIRQALIDYATATGVIDPAGFTEANWKLTRDGKPLF; this comes from the coding sequence ATGCGTAGTAAGAAACTCGCCATACTCGGCATGGCCGGACTGACGGTCATGGCCGCTCCGACCGTCGCGTACGCCTCCCCCGACAAGTCCGTGACGGTGACCGTGATGGGCACCTCGGACCTGCACGGCAACACCCTCAACTGGGACTACTTCAACAACGCGGAGTACAACGACAGCAGGGCCAACGACATCGGCCTGGCCAAGGTCTCGACGCTGGTCAACAAGATCCGCCGCGAGCGCGGCGCGGACCACACCCTGCTGTTCGACTCCGGCGACACCATCCAGGGCACGCCTCTGGCCTACTACTACGCCAAGGTCGAGCCGGTCAACGAGACCGGCGAACTCCACCCGATGGCCCGCGCGATGAACGCCATCGGCTACGACGCGGTGACGCTCGGCAACCACGAGTTCAACTACGGGCTGCCGTTGCTGGCCACGTGGGTGAAGCAGATGAAGGCCCCCGTGCTCGGCGCCAACGCCGTGTACGCCAAGTCGGGCCTGCCCGCCTACGAGCCGTTCACCATCAAGACGATGAAGGTCAAGGGCGAGAAGCCGATCCGCGTCGGCGTGCTCGGCCTGACCAACCCGGGCGTGGCGATCTGGGACAAGGGCAACGTCGAGGGCAAGCTCCGCTTCACCGACCTGGTCGCCAGCGCCAAGAAGTGGGTGCCGGTCATCCGCGGCCGGGGCGCGGACGTCGTCGTGGTCACCGCGCACGCGGGCGACAACGGGATGTCCTCCTACGGCAGCGAACTGCCGATCGAGAACGCCTCGGCCATGGTCGCCGAGCAGGTTCCGGGCATCGACGCGGTGCTGTTCGGGCACGCGCACAACGAGGTGGCGCAGAAGTTCGTCACCAACAAGGTCACCGGGCAGCAGGTGCTGCTCACCGAGCCCAGCCGGTGGGGTCAGCGGCTGAGCGTGATCGACTTCCAGCTCACCAAGAAGCGCGGCAAGTGGACGGTCACCGGCAAGTCCTCCGCCACGCTGAACACCAACACGGTGGGCGAGGACCCGAAGATCGTCGCTCTCATGAAGAAGCAGCACGACACCACGGTCAAGTACGTCAACACGGTGGTGGCCCAGTCCAAGGAGGAGTTGCTGGCGGCCGAGTCGCCGTACAAGGACACCCCGATCCTGGACTACATCCACAAGGTCCAGACCGAGACGGTGAAGAAGGCCCTGGAGGGTACGGCGGACGCCGCGCTGCCGGTGCTGTCGATCGCCGCGCCGTTCAGCCGGAGCGCGACCTTCCCGGCCGGGCCGATCAGCGTGCGTGACATGGCGGGCCTGTACATCTACGACAACACGCTGATGGCCGTGAAGCTCACCGGGGCCCAGCTGAAGGACTACCTGGAGTACTCGGCCAGGTACTTCAACCAGCTCGCGCCGGACGCCCCGGTCGACCTCTCCGCGCTGACCAACGCGAGCGGCACCCCGGACTACAACTACGACCAGTTCTCCGGCGTCACCTACGACGTGGACGTCGCCAAGCCGGTCGGCCAGCGGATCGCCGGGCTGTCCTACCAGGGCGCCCCGGTCGCCGCCGACCAGCAGTTCGTGGTCGCGATCAACAACTACCGCCAGTCGGGCGGCGGGGGCTTCCCGCACGTCACGACCGCCCCGGTGGTCTACAACGCCCAGGTGGAGATCCGCCAGGCGCTGATCGACTACGCGACGGCGACCGGGGTCATCGACCCCGCCGGCTTCACCGAGGCCAACTGGAAGCTGACCCGCGACGGCAAGCCGCTCTTCTGA
- a CDS encoding response regulator gives MIRRRLRLVIGTQPDIQVIGEAVDGREAVETARRLRPDLMLLDISMPRLSGIAAARELLADPDPPKILILTTYDTDENLDGALRAGISGFLLKVSPPERLFTAIRTAVSGMAVLDPAVTARVMAGYVGAAPVPETVTRREREVLTLICRGLSNSEIAAALFVTESTVGTHINRLLAKLHLRDRAETVRYAYEHGLVRPREGE, from the coding sequence ATGATCCGCCGTAGGCTCCGGCTCGTCATCGGCACCCAGCCGGACATCCAGGTGATCGGCGAGGCCGTGGACGGACGCGAGGCCGTGGAGACGGCCAGGCGGCTCCGGCCCGATCTGATGCTGCTCGACATCTCGATGCCCCGTCTGTCAGGCATCGCCGCCGCCCGCGAACTCCTGGCCGACCCGGACCCGCCGAAGATCCTCATTCTGACGACCTACGACACCGACGAGAACCTCGACGGGGCGCTGCGCGCCGGGATCAGCGGCTTCCTGCTCAAGGTGTCGCCGCCCGAGCGGTTGTTCACCGCGATCCGCACGGCGGTGAGCGGCATGGCCGTGCTCGACCCCGCGGTCACCGCCCGGGTCATGGCGGGCTACGTGGGCGCCGCCCCCGTCCCGGAGACCGTCACCCGGCGGGAGCGGGAGGTCCTCACGCTGATCTGCCGCGGCCTGAGCAACTCCGAGATCGCCGCCGCACTGTTCGTCACCGAGTCCACGGTCGGCACCCACATCAACCGCCTGCTGGCCAAACTCCACCTGCGCGATCGCGCCGAGACCGTCCGGTACGCCTACGAGCACGGCCTCGTCCGCCCCCGCGAGGGTGAATGA
- a CDS encoding aldo/keto reductase, translated as MNRRRLGRKGPEVSAIGLGCMGMSEFYGEADETESIAVIRHALDLGVNFLDTSDTYGRGHNEELVGRAISDRRDEVVLATKFGILRSDDPAYRGVDGSPEYVRKAADASLRRLGVDHIDLYYAHRRDPKVPIEDTVGAMGELVAAGKVGRIGLSEVSAETLRRAHATHPISALQSEYSLFTRGLEAEILPAARELGIALVAYSPISRGLLGGTLPPAEELPDGDFRKNIPRFSGENGAHNETLVGEVRRIAEEVGCTPAQLSLAWLLAQGEDVIPIPGTKRLRYLEENAAAADVTLTSGQLAALEAAVPAGAVQGDRYRDMSGLER; from the coding sequence ATGAACAGGCGCCGTCTCGGCCGGAAGGGCCCGGAGGTCTCGGCCATCGGGCTCGGCTGCATGGGAATGTCGGAGTTCTACGGCGAGGCCGACGAGACCGAGTCGATCGCGGTCATCCGCCACGCCCTCGACCTCGGCGTGAACTTCCTGGACACCTCCGATACGTACGGCAGGGGCCACAACGAGGAACTGGTCGGCCGGGCGATCTCCGATCGCCGGGACGAGGTGGTGCTGGCCACCAAGTTCGGCATCCTCCGGAGCGACGACCCGGCTTACCGAGGCGTCGACGGCAGCCCCGAGTACGTGAGGAAGGCCGCCGACGCCTCGCTCCGGCGGCTGGGCGTGGACCACATCGACCTGTACTACGCGCACCGCCGCGACCCGAAGGTGCCCATCGAGGACACCGTCGGCGCGATGGGCGAACTGGTCGCCGCGGGCAAGGTCGGCAGGATCGGCCTGTCGGAGGTGAGCGCGGAGACCCTGAGGAGGGCCCACGCCACCCACCCGATCTCCGCCCTGCAGAGCGAGTACTCGTTGTTCACCCGTGGGCTGGAGGCGGAGATCCTGCCGGCCGCCCGGGAGCTGGGCATCGCGCTGGTGGCCTACTCGCCGATCAGCCGGGGGCTCCTCGGCGGCACGCTGCCCCCCGCCGAGGAGTTGCCCGACGGCGACTTCCGCAAGAACATTCCGCGTTTCAGCGGGGAGAACGGGGCGCACAACGAGACGCTCGTCGGCGAGGTCCGCAGGATCGCCGAAGAGGTGGGCTGCACTCCGGCCCAGCTCTCCCTCGCCTGGCTGCTGGCCCAGGGCGAGGACGTCATCCCGATCCCGGGCACCAAGCGACTGCGTTACCTGGAGGAGAACGCGGCGGCGGCCGACGTCACGCTGACCTCCGGCCAGCTCGCCGCGCTCGAGGCCGCCGTGCCGGCAGGGGCCGTCCAGGGCGACCGCTACCGGGACATGTCCGGCCTCGAGCGCTGA
- a CDS encoding MerR family transcriptional regulator, whose amino-acid sequence MGMTIQEASRKSGLSAHTLRYYERIGLIHAVDRSMNGHRSYTEPDLTWLDFLTRLRSTGMPIADMCRYAELRRQGPETFATRRRLLETHRERVRAQISQLTGDLEVLDHKIDFYNTQENE is encoded by the coding sequence ATGGGGATGACCATCCAGGAGGCCTCGCGCAAGTCGGGGCTGAGCGCGCACACCTTGCGCTACTACGAGCGCATCGGGCTCATTCACGCGGTGGACCGGAGCATGAACGGGCATCGCAGCTACACGGAGCCCGATCTGACCTGGCTCGACTTCCTCACCAGGCTGAGATCGACCGGCATGCCCATAGCGGACATGTGCCGATACGCCGAGCTGCGCAGGCAGGGCCCGGAGACCTTCGCCACGCGGCGGCGGCTGCTGGAGACCCACCGGGAACGGGTCAGGGCACAGATCTCGCAGCTCACCGGGGACCTGGAGGTCCTCGACCACAAGATTGACTTCTACAACACTCAGGAGAACGAATGA
- a CDS encoding DUF998 domain-containing protein — MESQAVPGTRMILGGYAAIGAGAVTMLGLHVVTGLDPVHTVISEYAFEADGWLLPVSLTLFAVAATVVAVLLARRGEDRRAALLVGLWGLCMLLIGAFPTDEPGVPLSMSGGIHRYAAFVAFLTMPIAGLLLARRHSAGSCARWVRLLSLASLGVLVTVVIPYVVRMFGIDLTNEEIPAGVTQRLLVVFEVTVLTMLAVMERVRLTPPGRGSTVSATDRSV; from the coding sequence ATGGAGAGTCAGGCGGTTCCGGGGACCAGGATGATCCTCGGCGGCTACGCGGCGATCGGCGCCGGGGCCGTGACGATGCTCGGGCTACACGTGGTCACGGGCCTTGATCCGGTGCACACCGTGATCAGCGAGTACGCGTTCGAGGCGGACGGCTGGCTGCTGCCCGTCTCGCTCACCCTCTTCGCCGTGGCCGCGACGGTCGTCGCGGTCCTGCTGGCCCGGCGCGGCGAGGATCGCAGGGCCGCGCTGCTGGTCGGGCTCTGGGGCCTGTGCATGCTGCTGATCGGCGCCTTCCCCACCGACGAGCCCGGCGTGCCGCTGTCGATGTCCGGTGGCATCCACCGGTACGCGGCGTTCGTGGCCTTCCTGACGATGCCGATCGCCGGCCTGCTTCTGGCCCGGCGGCACTCGGCCGGTTCCTGCGCCCGGTGGGTGCGGCTGCTCAGCCTGGCCTCCCTGGGCGTCCTGGTCACGGTCGTCATCCCCTACGTCGTGCGGATGTTCGGCATCGACCTGACCAACGAGGAGATCCCGGCCGGCGTGACCCAGCGGCTGCTGGTGGTCTTCGAGGTGACGGTGCTGACAATGCTGGCCGTGATGGAGCGAGTCCGGTTGACACCTCCCGGGCGCGGCTCTACCGTCTCAGCAACCGACCGCTCGGTATGA
- a CDS encoding phosphotriesterase family protein, whose protein sequence is MPVVNTVRGPVEVSELGQTLMHEHIFVLSTEHVDNYGVGAWWDEEHRVADAVAKLRAVAAKGVKTIVDPTVWGLGRYIPRVQRVAEQVPELNIIVASGIYSYDELPHQYEHRGPGLMMDMPEPMIDDFSRDIVEGIAGTGVRAAFLKCVVEHRGLTPGVERICRAVAQTHLRTGVPITVHTNAFTQSGLQVLDLFAKEGVDPAKVVLGHSGDSNDLDHLMRLADTGAILGMDRFGLDAYNPTPQRVATVAALCERGYADRMVLSHDSSCFMDYFGDAWDAVAQAAPNWRFDHIHDDVLPALREAGVSDARLDQMLIDNPRRYFS, encoded by the coding sequence ATGCCCGTCGTGAACACCGTCCGAGGCCCCGTCGAGGTCTCCGAGCTCGGCCAGACCCTCATGCACGAGCACATCTTCGTCCTCTCCACCGAACATGTCGACAACTACGGCGTGGGCGCGTGGTGGGACGAGGAGCACCGGGTCGCCGACGCCGTCGCCAAGCTGAGGGCCGTGGCGGCCAAGGGCGTGAAGACGATCGTCGACCCGACGGTGTGGGGACTCGGCCGCTACATCCCGCGCGTCCAGCGGGTGGCCGAGCAGGTCCCCGAGCTGAACATCATCGTCGCCTCGGGGATCTACTCCTACGACGAGCTCCCGCACCAGTACGAGCACCGCGGCCCCGGCCTGATGATGGACATGCCCGAGCCGATGATCGACGACTTCTCCCGCGACATCGTCGAGGGCATCGCCGGCACCGGCGTCAGGGCCGCGTTCCTCAAGTGCGTGGTCGAGCACAGGGGACTCACCCCCGGGGTCGAGCGGATCTGCCGCGCGGTCGCCCAGACCCACCTGCGGACCGGTGTGCCGATCACCGTGCACACCAACGCCTTCACCCAGAGCGGCCTGCAGGTCCTGGACCTCTTCGCCAAGGAGGGCGTGGACCCCGCGAAGGTCGTGCTCGGGCACTCCGGCGACTCCAACGACCTGGACCACCTGATGCGGCTGGCCGACACCGGGGCGATCCTCGGCATGGACCGGTTCGGGCTGGACGCCTACAACCCCACCCCGCAGAGGGTCGCCACCGTCGCCGCTCTCTGCGAGCGGGGCTACGCCGACCGGATGGTGCTCAGCCACGACAGCTCGTGCTTCATGGACTACTTCGGCGATGCCTGGGACGCCGTGGCGCAGGCGGCTCCGAACTGGCGCTTCGACCACATCCACGACGACGTGCTTCCCGCGCTGCGGGAGGCCGGGGTGAGCGATGCGCGGCTCGACCAGATGCTGATCGACAACCCTCGCCGCTACTTCTCCTGA
- a CDS encoding WGR domain-containing protein — protein MAARSTYLELSEDGGNSHKFYEVVLDGTQVTISYGRIGESGQAKVSAFATEEKAAAAAAKKIGEKVRKGYAPAVRGVRQRRAVTRRSVESVRSTATQAPVLWRFASGAAAFGIFVDEDRCWVGNQNGDVYTVTHGGTVTGRFRLPDGVKCIVADDFWIYAGADDGKVYDLSGKVPRLAYEIAEDVDIYWLDIHDGVLGVSDRAGRITTIDHEDEFQWARKGRGNSAWMVRCDDEAVYHGHSTGVARYDAADGAPVWETSLNGEVLFGWQESGSVYAGTSRGAVHRLRKSDGATETVYRCDATVFSCATAPDGRYVFAGDNHSSVYCFDQGGERLWKLATGCGSAFSMQYLDDRLYIVTTDGTLACIDATEEAIRAAQAGTVPEVMDVKAAAGLSVVEPTTVLETVVLETVSGADGGVVVECFREGERLRVRVVSEGYDSLRNVQFPKGVREAGARYLVEGVRFSERGGFYRAYGDIRRLL, from the coding sequence ATGGCCGCGCGGAGCACGTATCTGGAGCTGTCCGAGGACGGCGGAAACTCGCACAAGTTCTACGAGGTCGTGCTCGACGGAACCCAGGTGACGATCAGCTACGGCCGGATCGGGGAGAGCGGACAGGCCAAGGTGTCGGCCTTCGCCACGGAGGAGAAGGCCGCGGCCGCCGCGGCGAAGAAGATCGGCGAGAAGGTCCGCAAGGGTTATGCCCCGGCCGTCCGGGGAGTGCGCCAGCGCCGCGCGGTCACCCGGCGCAGCGTGGAGAGCGTCCGCTCCACCGCGACCCAGGCGCCGGTGCTGTGGCGCTTCGCCAGCGGTGCGGCGGCGTTCGGCATCTTCGTGGACGAGGACCGCTGCTGGGTCGGCAACCAGAACGGCGACGTCTACACCGTCACCCACGGCGGCACCGTCACCGGCCGCTTCCGGCTGCCCGACGGCGTGAAGTGCATCGTCGCCGACGACTTCTGGATCTACGCGGGCGCCGACGACGGCAAGGTCTACGACCTCAGCGGGAAGGTCCCCCGGCTCGCCTACGAGATCGCCGAGGACGTCGACATCTACTGGCTGGACATCCACGACGGGGTGCTGGGCGTCTCCGACCGGGCGGGCCGGATCACCACGATCGACCACGAGGACGAGTTCCAGTGGGCGCGCAAGGGGCGGGGGAACTCGGCCTGGATGGTCCGCTGCGACGACGAGGCCGTCTACCACGGACACTCCACCGGCGTGGCCCGCTACGACGCCGCCGACGGAGCGCCGGTCTGGGAGACGAGCCTCAACGGTGAGGTGCTGTTCGGCTGGCAGGAGTCCGGTTCGGTCTACGCCGGCACGTCGCGCGGGGCGGTGCACCGGCTCCGCAAGTCGGACGGCGCCACCGAGACGGTCTACCGCTGCGACGCCACCGTCTTCTCCTGCGCCACCGCTCCCGACGGCCGTTACGTCTTCGCCGGGGACAACCACTCCTCGGTGTACTGCTTCGACCAGGGCGGCGAGCGACTGTGGAAGCTGGCCACCGGCTGCGGCTCGGCCTTCTCCATGCAGTATCTCGACGACCGCCTCTACATCGTGACCACCGACGGCACCCTGGCCTGCATCGACGCCACCGAGGAGGCGATCAGGGCGGCCCAGGCGGGAACCGTTCCCGAGGTGATGGACGTCAAGGCGGCGGCCGGTCTGTCGGTGGTGGAGCCGACCACCGTGCTGGAGACCGTCGTGCTGGAGACCGTCTCCGGCGCCGACGGCGGCGTGGTGGTGGAGTGCTTCAGGGAGGGGGAGCGGCTTCGGGTGCGGGTCGTCAGCGAGGGCTACGACTCGCTGCGGAACGTGCAGTTCCCCAAGGGGGTGCGCGAGGCCGGAGCCCGGTATCTCGTCGAGGGCGTCCGCTTCTCCGAGCGGGGCGGCTTCTACCGCGCGTACGGGGACATCCGGCGCCTGCTGTGA
- a CDS encoding GNAT family N-acetyltransferase, producing MLRGEKVLLRAITRNDVIALHRLHDDVETKSGAIVVPWVPESAEQAVARYERREPDPAHVGFAVEALSGELLGSGAVWGIDTFNRNGHLGISLLAEARGHGYAPDALRLLCDYAFRIRGLHRLGLETLATNTAMIAAAEKVGFRREGTLREHAWLAGAFVDEVLFGLLAAEFS from the coding sequence ATGCTTCGTGGCGAGAAGGTTCTGCTGAGGGCCATCACCAGGAACGACGTGATCGCACTGCACCGGCTGCACGACGACGTGGAGACCAAGTCCGGCGCCATCGTGGTGCCGTGGGTTCCCGAGTCGGCCGAGCAGGCCGTCGCCCGATACGAGCGGCGGGAGCCCGACCCGGCCCATGTCGGCTTCGCCGTCGAAGCCCTCTCCGGTGAGCTGCTCGGGTCCGGCGCGGTCTGGGGAATCGACACCTTCAACCGCAACGGGCACCTGGGCATCTCGCTGCTCGCGGAGGCCCGGGGCCACGGATACGCCCCCGACGCGCTGCGGCTGCTGTGCGACTACGCCTTCCGGATCCGCGGCCTGCACCGGCTGGGGCTGGAGACGCTCGCCACCAACACCGCGATGATCGCCGCCGCGGAGAAGGTCGGTTTCCGGCGCGAGGGCACGCTGCGCGAGCACGCCTGGTTGGCCGGCGCCTTCGTCGACGAGGTGCTGTTCGGGCTGCTCGCCGCCGAGTTCTCGTAG
- a CDS encoding nucleotide disphospho-sugar-binding domain-containing protein — protein sequence MTPLTYLVALVDGGGTVPPELGAVRRLVERGHAVTVLAEDCTEPDVRATGAVFRPWRQAPNRPDRRPENDLSRDWECGGPLRLLDRMIATRLVGPAAGYAADVRDAIVEARPDLVVCSMFALGAMVTAETAAIPFHVLMPNVYLLPAEGMPPLGLGLRPARGVVGRLRDRAFGGFIRRSWDTRGLAGLNRLRSQYGLIPLTTLWDQVHRAHRQLVMTSPGFDFPAAFPPPVRYVGPVLDDPVWAAKPWAPPPGDGPLVLVAMSSTFQDQTACLQRIADALGTLPVRALVTTGPALDPSALRAPANVTVVAAAPHREVLRHAAAVVTHGGHGTVMKSLAAGLPLVVMHHGRDQADNAVRVTARGAGLSVRRTASPAAIAASVRRILEVSSYRAGAARLGEVVRRDAGSDALIRELETVPGPAAPA from the coding sequence ATGACCCCACTCACCTATCTGGTGGCCCTCGTCGACGGGGGCGGGACCGTCCCGCCCGAGCTCGGGGCGGTCCGCCGCCTCGTCGAGCGCGGCCACGCCGTCACCGTCCTCGCCGAGGACTGCACGGAGCCCGACGTTCGCGCGACCGGCGCGGTGTTCAGGCCCTGGCGCCAGGCGCCCAACCGCCCGGACCGCAGGCCGGAGAACGACCTCAGCCGCGACTGGGAGTGCGGCGGCCCCCTGCGGCTGCTCGACCGGATGATCGCCACCCGACTCGTCGGGCCCGCGGCCGGCTACGCCGCGGACGTGCGCGACGCCATCGTCGAGGCCCGGCCCGACCTGGTGGTCTGCTCGATGTTCGCCCTCGGGGCGATGGTGACCGCCGAGACCGCCGCCATCCCCTTCCACGTCCTGATGCCCAACGTCTACCTGCTGCCCGCCGAGGGGATGCCGCCCCTCGGGCTCGGCCTGCGACCGGCCCGCGGCGTTGTCGGGCGGCTGCGCGACCGGGCCTTCGGCGGGTTCATCCGGCGGTCCTGGGACACCAGGGGCCTGGCCGGTCTCAACAGGCTGCGATCCCAATACGGTCTGATACCGCTGACGACGCTCTGGGATCAGGTCCACCGCGCCCACCGCCAGCTCGTCATGACCTCGCCCGGCTTCGACTTCCCCGCGGCGTTTCCCCCTCCGGTCCGCTATGTCGGGCCCGTGCTGGACGATCCGGTGTGGGCCGCGAAGCCGTGGGCCCCTCCCCCCGGAGACGGACCGCTCGTCCTCGTGGCGATGTCGTCGACCTTCCAGGACCAGACCGCCTGCCTGCAGCGGATCGCCGACGCCCTGGGCACCCTGCCGGTACGGGCTCTCGTCACGACCGGCCCCGCGCTCGACCCCTCGGCACTCCGCGCGCCCGCGAACGTGACCGTCGTCGCCGCCGCCCCGCACCGCGAGGTCCTCAGGCACGCCGCCGCGGTGGTGACCCACGGCGGCCACGGCACGGTCATGAAGTCGCTCGCCGCCGGGCTCCCGCTGGTGGTGATGCACCACGGCCGCGACCAGGCCGACAACGCGGTACGCGTCACCGCGCGTGGCGCCGGTCTGTCGGTGAGACGCACCGCCAGTCCCGCGGCCATCGCCGCCTCGGTGCGCCGGATCCTCGAAGTCTCCTCCTACCGCGCCGGGGCCGCCCGGCTCGGCGAGGTCGTCCGCCGCGACGCCGGGAGCGACGCCCTGATCCGCGAACTGGAGACCGTACCCGGCCCGGCGGCCCCGGCCTGA
- a CDS encoding alpha/beta hydrolase codes for MNEDRQDIEFDAEGVTLRGWFYPAAGDGWPAPCVVMAHGWASTKEMYLDDFAAVFAAAGLAVVVFDFRGFGASDAASGKPRHEIDPWEQIRDYQHAITYASNRPDVDAGRIGLWGTSYSAAHAFVVAATDRRVKAIVGQTPVISGRRNFESFVRADIIPPALELLAADRAARARREAPGMLPVVTGDSTAMAALPTAESYAYFTIAQRDRFPAWRNEVTLRSMEHMYGYEPGPYLPKISPTPLLMLVAPHDRLTPGEWALAAYETAAQPKKLILLPGGHFSVYTGEIFHLASAAARDWFAEHLLAT; via the coding sequence GTGAACGAAGACCGCCAAGACATCGAGTTCGACGCCGAGGGTGTGACGCTGCGCGGCTGGTTCTACCCGGCGGCCGGTGACGGGTGGCCCGCCCCCTGCGTGGTCATGGCGCACGGCTGGGCGTCGACGAAGGAGATGTACCTCGACGACTTCGCGGCGGTGTTCGCCGCGGCGGGCCTGGCGGTCGTGGTGTTCGACTTCCGGGGGTTCGGCGCCTCCGACGCGGCCTCGGGCAAACCCCGGCACGAGATCGATCCCTGGGAGCAGATCCGCGACTACCAGCACGCGATCACCTATGCCTCGAACCGCCCGGACGTCGACGCCGGCCGCATCGGCCTGTGGGGAACGAGCTACTCCGCCGCGCACGCGTTCGTGGTCGCGGCGACGGACCGGCGCGTCAAGGCGATCGTCGGGCAGACCCCGGTGATCAGCGGTCGCCGCAATTTCGAGTCCTTTGTACGCGCGGACATCATCCCTCCGGCGCTCGAACTGCTCGCCGCCGACCGCGCCGCCCGTGCCAGGAGGGAGGCGCCGGGCATGCTGCCGGTGGTCACCGGTGATTCCACGGCGATGGCGGCGCTGCCCACCGCCGAGTCCTACGCGTACTTCACCATCGCGCAGCGAGATCGCTTCCCCGCCTGGCGCAACGAGGTGACGCTGCGGAGCATGGAGCACATGTACGGCTACGAACCGGGCCCCTACCTGCCCAAGATCAGTCCCACGCCGTTGCTGATGCTGGTGGCGCCGCACGACCGGCTGACTCCCGGGGAGTGGGCGCTGGCCGCGTACGAGACGGCGGCCCAGCCCAAAAAGCTGATCCTGCTGCCCGGAGGGCACTTCAGCGTCTACACGGGCGAGATCTTCCACCTCGCCTCGGCCGCCGCCCGCGACTGGTTCGCCGAGCATCTCCTCGCGACATAG
- a CDS encoding metalloregulator ArsR/SmtB family transcription factor, which translates to MDALLAALADPARWRLVSLLAERPRPVGVLARLAEARQPQTTKHLQALERAGVVTSQRTGQRRIYALQPAPLRDLAAALSRLADAADQADGPRETYDRYGLGLHAERLAAREPGWADGRSFGFLRSLTGSPELVWRHLTETPLLARWWTPDDLRVSELVFEARPGGRIVQEYRDAEDADGSDPVAGRAEGVVDDVRPGERLAYRLSPMLPGGGLAFTAHLDFGLRPVDTGTDLEVHYRVTDSTVDAADFIAGIEIGFGQSLDKLAAILAADSDTTDDTTDTDTGSKK; encoded by the coding sequence ATGGACGCACTCCTCGCCGCACTGGCCGACCCGGCCCGCTGGCGGCTCGTCAGCCTGCTGGCCGAGCGGCCCCGGCCGGTCGGTGTCCTCGCCCGGCTCGCCGAGGCGCGCCAGCCGCAGACGACCAAACACCTGCAGGCCCTTGAGCGCGCCGGCGTCGTCACCTCCCAGCGCACCGGCCAGCGCCGCATCTACGCCCTCCAGCCCGCTCCCCTGCGGGACCTGGCGGCCGCGCTCAGCCGGCTCGCCGACGCCGCGGACCAGGCCGACGGCCCGCGCGAGACCTACGACCGCTACGGGCTCGGTCTGCACGCGGAACGGCTCGCGGCCAGGGAGCCGGGGTGGGCAGACGGCCGCTCGTTCGGATTCCTCCGGTCGCTGACGGGGAGCCCCGAGCTGGTCTGGCGCCACCTGACCGAGACCCCCCTGCTCGCCCGCTGGTGGACGCCCGACGACCTGCGCGTCTCCGAGCTCGTCTTCGAGGCGCGACCGGGCGGGCGGATCGTCCAGGAGTACCGCGACGCCGAGGACGCCGACGGCTCCGACCCGGTCGCCGGGCGCGCGGAGGGAGTCGTCGACGACGTACGTCCCGGTGAGCGCCTCGCCTACCGGCTCTCCCCGATGCTTCCCGGCGGCGGCCTCGCCTTCACCGCCCACCTCGACTTCGGGCTCCGGCCCGTCGACACCGGCACGGACCTCGAGGTCCACTACCGGGTCACCGACAGCACCGTCGACGCCGCGGACTTCATCGCGGGCATCGAGATCGGCTTCGGCCAGAGCCTCGACAAGCTCGCGGCGATCCTCGCCGCGGATTCCGACACCACCGATGACACCACCGACACCGACACAGGGAGCAAGAAATGA